One Burkholderia sp. 9120 DNA window includes the following coding sequences:
- a CDS encoding O-acetylhomoserine aminocarboxypropyltransferase — MSANRFDTLALHAGAAPDPTTGARATPIYQTTSFSFRDSDHAAALFNMERAGHVYSRISNPTVAVFEERVAALENGAGAIGTASGQAALHLAIATLMGAGAHIVASSALYGGSHNLLHYTLRRFGIETTFVKPGDTDAWRAALRPNTRLLFGETLGNPGLDVLDIAAVAQIAHEHRVPLLVDSTFTTPYLLKPFEHGADFVYHSATKFLGGHGTTIGGVLVDGGTFDFEASGLFPEFTEPYDGFHGMVFSEESTVAPFLLRARREGLRDFGACLHPQAAWQLLQGIETLPLRMERHIANTRRVVDFLVSHAAVDAVAYPELPTHPDHALTKRLLPRGAGAVFSFDLRGGRAAGRSFIEALSLFSHLANVGDARSLVIHPASTTHFRMDAAALAAAGITEGTIRLSIGLEDPDDLIDDLKRALKAAQKASGSSVAPGGRAAAPSAAGQPRPESA; from the coding sequence ATGTCCGCCAACCGTTTCGATACGCTTGCGCTGCACGCCGGCGCCGCGCCCGACCCGACCACCGGCGCGCGCGCCACGCCGATCTACCAGACTACCTCGTTTTCGTTCCGCGATTCCGACCACGCCGCGGCGCTCTTCAATATGGAGCGTGCCGGCCACGTCTATTCCCGCATCTCTAACCCGACCGTGGCCGTATTCGAAGAGCGCGTGGCCGCGCTCGAAAACGGCGCGGGCGCGATCGGCACCGCCAGCGGCCAGGCCGCCCTGCATCTGGCGATCGCCACGCTGATGGGCGCGGGCGCCCATATCGTCGCCTCCAGCGCGCTGTACGGCGGCTCGCACAACCTGCTGCATTACACGTTGCGGCGCTTCGGCATCGAGACGACCTTCGTCAAACCCGGCGACACCGATGCGTGGCGCGCCGCGCTGCGCCCGAACACGCGCCTGCTGTTCGGCGAAACGCTCGGCAACCCGGGCCTCGACGTGCTGGACATTGCCGCCGTCGCGCAGATCGCGCACGAGCACCGCGTGCCGCTACTGGTCGACTCGACCTTCACCACGCCGTATCTGCTCAAACCGTTCGAGCACGGCGCCGACTTCGTCTACCACTCGGCGACCAAGTTTCTGGGCGGCCACGGCACGACGATTGGCGGCGTGCTGGTGGACGGCGGCACCTTCGACTTCGAGGCCTCCGGCCTTTTCCCCGAATTCACCGAGCCTTACGACGGCTTTCACGGCATGGTGTTCAGCGAGGAAAGCACGGTCGCGCCGTTCCTGCTGCGCGCCCGCCGCGAAGGTCTGCGCGACTTCGGCGCATGCCTGCATCCGCAGGCTGCGTGGCAGTTGCTGCAAGGCATCGAGACGCTGCCTTTGCGAATGGAGCGGCACATTGCCAATACGCGCCGGGTGGTCGACTTTCTCGTGTCTCACGCGGCGGTCGACGCGGTCGCCTACCCGGAGCTGCCGACACACCCGGATCACGCGCTGACCAAACGCCTGCTGCCGCGCGGCGCGGGTGCCGTGTTCAGCTTCGATTTGCGCGGTGGCCGCGCGGCCGGGCGCAGCTTTATCGAAGCGCTCTCGCTGTTTTCGCATCTGGCGAACGTCGGCGACGCACGCTCGCTGGTGATTCATCCGGCATCGACCACGCACTTCCGCATGGACGCCGCCGCGCTCGCCGCAGCGGGTATCACGGAAGGCACGATCCGGCTGTCGATCGGCCTCGAAGATCCCGACGACCTGATCGACGACCTCAAGCGCGCGCTGAAAGCCGCGCAGAAAGCGAGCGGTTCGAGCGTGGCGCCAGGCGGCCGTGCCGCTGCACCGAGCGCCGCCGGCCAACCCCGCCCGGAGTCCGCATGA
- a CDS encoding alpha/beta hydrolase, which produces MILTVQGQPAYAYTGGKPFDATLPTAVFIHGAEHDHSVWALQSRYFAHHGFGVLAVDLPGHCRSSGPALTSVAAMADWLAALLDAAGVQRAFVAGHSMGSLIALDFAGRYPERATHLALLATAVPMTVSDTLLDAALNREPEAIGMVNEWSHSTLAAKPSCPGPGFWLHGMNQRLMERVSARGEANLFHTDFSACNGYTDGLARAAQVRCATRVVVGRRDAMTPPRAAKALADALAQAGVAVDTITLDAGHALMTEQPDATLDALFSFASRPPRGAR; this is translated from the coding sequence ATGATCCTCACCGTTCAAGGCCAACCCGCCTACGCGTACACCGGCGGCAAACCGTTCGACGCCACTTTGCCGACCGCCGTGTTCATCCACGGTGCGGAACACGACCATAGCGTGTGGGCGCTGCAAAGCCGCTACTTCGCGCACCACGGTTTCGGCGTGCTGGCGGTGGACCTGCCGGGCCACTGCCGCAGCAGCGGCCCGGCGCTCACCTCCGTGGCCGCCATGGCCGACTGGCTCGCCGCGCTGCTCGACGCCGCCGGCGTGCAACGCGCGTTCGTGGCCGGCCACAGCATGGGTTCGCTGATCGCGCTCGACTTCGCCGGCCGCTACCCCGAGCGCGCGACGCACCTCGCGCTGCTCGCCACGGCGGTCCCGATGACCGTCTCCGACACCTTGCTCGACGCCGCGCTGAACCGCGAGCCCGAGGCGATCGGCATGGTCAACGAATGGTCGCATTCGACACTCGCCGCCAAGCCCTCGTGCCCCGGCCCCGGCTTCTGGCTGCACGGCATGAACCAGCGGTTGATGGAGCGCGTGTCGGCACGCGGCGAAGCCAATCTGTTCCACACCGACTTCAGCGCCTGCAACGGCTACACGGACGGCCTCGCCCGCGCCGCCCAGGTGCGCTGCGCGACCCGCGTGGTGGTCGGCCGGCGCGACGCGATGACGCCGCCGCGCGCGGCTAAAGCGCTCGCCGACGCGCTCGCGCAAGCGGGCGTAGCGGTCGACACGATCACTTTGGACGCCGGCCACGCCTTGATGACCGAGCAACCCGACGCCACGCTCGACGCCCTCTTCAGCTTCGCCTCCCGACCGCCTCGCGGCGCTCGATAG
- a CDS encoding Mpo1-like protein, with product MAQTAHPDHFASFAEFYPYYLSEHRNTVSRRLHFVGSLGVIGCLAMALATGGWLWLPAAVICGYGFAWVGHFFFEKNRPATFRHPVYSLMGDWVMFKDICVGKISL from the coding sequence ATGGCTCAAACCGCCCACCCCGATCACTTCGCGAGTTTCGCGGAGTTCTATCCGTACTATCTGAGCGAGCATCGCAATACGGTCTCGCGGCGGCTGCATTTCGTGGGGTCGCTCGGCGTCATCGGCTGTCTCGCGATGGCGCTCGCCACCGGCGGCTGGCTGTGGCTGCCGGCTGCGGTGATCTGCGGATATGGCTTTGCGTGGGTCGGCCATTTCTTCTTCGAGAAGAACCGGCCGGCTACCTTCCGGCACCCGGTCTATAGCCTGATGGGCGATTGGGTGATGTTCAAGGACATCTGCGTCGGCAAGATTTCGCTGTAG
- a CDS encoding YihY family inner membrane protein: MLSRVRFDLDTLKRLAQFAAQRSSEDRIPQVAGSLTFTTMLALVPLATVAFALFTAFPIFSSFQESLQFFLADHLMPAQLNSQIFKYLNQFASKAKGLTTIGMILLFLTAVMTMMTVESAFNVIWRVRKPRPIAQRILVYWAIITLGPLLIGVSLSISSYLFTQSMTFTAAQRITPLIEWALAGAALPLTALAFTILYVYLPNCRVEWRDAVIGGVTAAIAFELAKRGFGYYVRRIPTYTAVYGAFAAVPLFLLWMYLCWFITLAGAMIASALPAIRIGQFHRPTFEGSDLFDSLELLARLSEARDAGKRGYTVPELSRMLRRDMDTTINLLQKLEEIEWIARLQEDGMRPHFLLLANPAQITVERLFDLFVIDRAELEYQLELDATRVDGDTLLTALDNDKLKKVTLAALLTARAAARALRAEDGGENPASMPHQAA; this comes from the coding sequence TTGTTGTCCAGGGTGCGTTTCGATCTCGACACGCTCAAGAGGCTCGCGCAATTTGCCGCGCAGCGCAGCAGCGAAGACCGCATTCCGCAGGTGGCCGGCAGTCTCACGTTCACCACCATGCTCGCGCTCGTGCCGCTCGCCACGGTCGCGTTCGCGCTGTTCACCGCGTTCCCGATCTTCAGTTCGTTCCAGGAGTCGCTGCAGTTTTTCCTCGCCGACCACCTGATGCCCGCGCAACTGAACAGTCAGATTTTCAAGTATCTGAACCAGTTCGCTTCGAAGGCCAAGGGGCTCACCACGATCGGCATGATCCTGCTGTTTCTCACGGCCGTGATGACCATGATGACGGTCGAATCCGCGTTCAACGTGATCTGGCGCGTGCGCAAGCCGCGGCCCATCGCGCAGCGCATTCTCGTCTACTGGGCGATCATCACGCTCGGCCCGCTGCTGATCGGCGTGAGCCTGTCGATTTCCTCGTATCTGTTCACGCAATCCATGACGTTCACGGCGGCGCAGCGCATCACGCCGCTGATCGAATGGGCGCTCGCGGGCGCCGCGCTGCCGCTCACGGCGCTGGCCTTCACAATTCTCTACGTGTATTTGCCGAACTGCCGGGTGGAGTGGCGCGACGCGGTGATCGGCGGCGTGACCGCGGCGATCGCGTTCGAACTCGCCAAGCGCGGTTTCGGCTACTACGTGCGCCGGATTCCGACCTACACCGCCGTGTACGGCGCCTTCGCCGCCGTGCCGTTGTTCCTGCTCTGGATGTACCTGTGCTGGTTCATCACGCTGGCGGGCGCGATGATCGCGTCCGCGTTACCGGCGATCCGCATCGGGCAGTTTCACCGGCCTACGTTCGAGGGCAGCGATCTGTTCGACTCGCTCGAACTGCTCGCGCGGCTTTCGGAAGCACGCGACGCGGGCAAGCGCGGTTACACGGTGCCCGAGCTTTCGCGGATGCTTCGCCGCGATATGGACACTACGATCAACCTGCTGCAGAAGCTGGAGGAAATCGAGTGGATCGCGCGCTTGCAGGAGGACGGCATGCGCCCGCACTTCCTGCTGCTGGCCAACCCGGCGCAGATCACGGTGGAGCGCTTGTTCGATCTGTTCGTGATCGACCGCGCGGAACTGGAGTATCAACTCGAACTCGACGCTACGCGGGTGGATGGCGACACGCTGCTGACCGCGCTGGACAACGACAAGCTGAAGAAGGTGACGCTCGCCGCTTTGCTGACGGCACGCGCGGCCGCTCGCGCGCTGCGTGCCGAGGATGGTGGAGAAAACCCGGCGTCGATGCCGCATCAGGCGGCTTGA
- the wrbA gene encoding NAD(P)H:quinone oxidoreductase produces MKDILVLYYSRHGATRELALAIAHGVDSVPGMQARVRTVPAVSAVCEATQPDIPAEGPPYVELRDLEECAGLALGSPTRFGNMAASLKYFLDGTTPQWLAGALSGKPGCVFTSTGSLHGGQESTLLSMMLPLLHHGMLIVGIPYTESVLSTTQTGGTPYGASHFARAGTAEQGISADERTLAIALGARVARAAASLSDRP; encoded by the coding sequence ATGAAAGACATTCTCGTGCTCTATTACAGCCGTCACGGCGCCACGCGCGAGCTCGCGCTGGCGATCGCGCACGGCGTCGACAGCGTTCCCGGCATGCAGGCGCGCGTGCGCACGGTGCCGGCGGTTTCCGCCGTCTGCGAAGCGACGCAGCCGGATATTCCCGCCGAAGGCCCACCCTACGTCGAGCTGCGCGACCTCGAAGAATGCGCCGGTCTGGCGCTCGGTTCGCCCACCCGGTTCGGCAACATGGCCGCCTCGCTCAAATACTTTCTCGACGGCACCACGCCGCAGTGGCTCGCGGGTGCGTTGTCGGGCAAACCTGGCTGTGTGTTCACGTCCACGGGCAGTCTGCACGGCGGTCAGGAATCCACGCTGCTGTCCATGATGCTGCCGCTGCTGCATCACGGCATGCTGATCGTCGGCATTCCGTACACGGAGAGCGTGCTGTCCACCACGCAGACCGGCGGCACGCCGTACGGCGCGTCGCATTTCGCCCGCGCGGGCACGGCGGAACAAGGCATCTCCGCCGACGAAAGAACCCTCGCCATCGCACTCGGCGCACGCGTCGCGCGCGCGGCGGCTTCGCTGAGCGACAGGCCGTGA
- a CDS encoding DUF2069 domain-containing protein, whose amino-acid sequence MPASSATSSLPVPQKTAAAYGAAAALIALIALSVAWEWWLAPLRPGGSAMVLKALPLLLALPGVWRRRLYTLQWASMLILLYFAEGIVRGWSDRGLSARLGWLEVALAVVFFVCTLIYVAPFKRAAKRAGKQAVKQAKEQAKNQPGNNA is encoded by the coding sequence ATGCCCGCCTCCTCCGCGACAAGCTCGCTGCCCGTGCCGCAAAAAACCGCTGCCGCCTATGGCGCCGCGGCGGCCCTGATCGCGCTGATCGCGCTGTCCGTCGCGTGGGAATGGTGGCTCGCGCCGCTGCGCCCCGGCGGCTCGGCCATGGTGTTGAAGGCCTTGCCGCTGCTGCTCGCGTTGCCGGGCGTCTGGCGGCGTCGGCTTTATACGCTGCAATGGGCGTCGATGCTGATCCTGCTGTATTTTGCGGAAGGCATTGTTCGCGGCTGGAGCGACCGTGGTTTGAGCGCGCGCCTGGGCTGGCTCGAAGTCGCACTCGCCGTGGTGTTTTTTGTCTGCACACTGATTTACGTCGCGCCGTTCAAACGCGCGGCGAAACGGGCTGGGAAACAAGCCGTGAAGCAGGCGAAAGAACAGGCTAAAAATCAGCCAGGCAACAACGCCTGA
- a CDS encoding FAD-binding oxidoreductase has translation MTQTAFLAACRDAIGATHVLTDAHDTAPYLTDWRRRYTGAACAVLCPATANEAAALVKLAVEHRIALVPQGGNTGLAGGATPDASGAQAVISLRRLNRIRDIDPHNNTITVEAGVILAEVQKHADEAGRLFPLSLAAEGSCTIGGNLATNAGGTGVLRYGNTRELCLGLEVVTPQGELWDGLRGLRKDNTGYDLRDLFIGAEGTLGIITAAVLKLHPRPAARVTALAALASPHAALDFLSLTQRIAGPLLTGFELMSDFCLRLVGRHFEQMRYPFADTHAQVVLLELSDSESEAHARALFERLMETALEEGLVQDAVVAENLAQSRAFWNLREHIPLAQAEEGLNIKHDIAVPISRIGHFIEETDAAIAQAVPGVRMVTFGHLGDGNLHYNVQAPEGVDAKVFLKQYQSPINQIVYDSVHRHRGSISAEHGLGQLKIDEAMHYKQDVEVHLMRVVKHALDPLNLMNPGKVLR, from the coding sequence ATGACCCAAACCGCTTTCCTCGCCGCCTGCCGTGACGCCATCGGCGCAACCCATGTCCTGACCGACGCGCACGACACAGCCCCTTACCTCACCGACTGGCGCCGCCGCTATACCGGCGCGGCCTGCGCGGTGCTCTGCCCGGCCACCGCGAATGAAGCCGCCGCGCTCGTCAAACTCGCCGTCGAGCATCGCATCGCGCTGGTGCCGCAGGGCGGCAACACCGGCCTCGCCGGCGGCGCCACGCCGGACGCGAGCGGCGCGCAGGCGGTTATCAGCTTGCGGCGGCTGAATCGCATCCGCGACATCGATCCGCACAACAACACGATCACCGTCGAAGCCGGCGTGATCCTCGCCGAGGTCCAGAAGCACGCCGACGAAGCCGGCCGCCTGTTCCCGTTGAGCCTCGCGGCCGAAGGCAGTTGCACGATCGGCGGCAATCTCGCCACCAACGCGGGCGGCACCGGCGTGCTGCGCTACGGCAACACGCGCGAGCTGTGCCTCGGCCTCGAAGTGGTCACGCCGCAAGGCGAACTGTGGGACGGCCTGCGCGGACTGCGCAAGGACAACACCGGCTACGATCTGCGCGATCTGTTCATCGGCGCCGAAGGCACGCTCGGCATCATCACCGCCGCCGTGCTCAAGCTGCATCCGCGGCCGGCCGCGCGGGTCACGGCGCTCGCCGCGCTCGCGTCGCCGCATGCGGCGCTCGATTTCCTGTCGCTGACCCAACGCATCGCCGGGCCGCTGCTGACCGGTTTCGAACTGATGTCGGATTTCTGCCTGCGTCTGGTCGGCCGGCATTTTGAACAGATGCGCTATCCGTTCGCCGACACGCACGCGCAAGTCGTGCTGCTGGAACTGTCGGACAGCGAGAGCGAAGCGCATGCGCGCGCGCTGTTCGAGCGGCTGATGGAAACCGCGCTCGAAGAAGGCCTGGTGCAAGACGCCGTAGTCGCGGAAAACCTCGCGCAATCGCGCGCGTTCTGGAATCTGCGCGAACATATTCCGCTCGCCCAGGCCGAGGAAGGTCTGAACATCAAGCACGACATCGCGGTGCCGATTTCGCGCATCGGCCATTTCATCGAAGAGACCGATGCGGCGATCGCGCAGGCGGTGCCCGGCGTGCGGATGGTGACGTTCGGCCATCTCGGCGACGGCAATCTGCACTACAACGTGCAGGCGCCCGAGGGCGTCGACGCGAAGGTGTTTCTCAAGCAGTACCAGAGCCCGATCAACCAGATCGTCTACGACAGCGTGCACCGGCACCGTGGCAGCATCAGCGCGGAACACGGGCTCGGCCAGTTGAAGATCGACGAAGCAATGCACTACAAGCAGGACGTCGAAGTGCACTTGATGCGCGTTGTCAAACACGCGCTCGATCCGCTGAATCTGATGAACCCGGGCAAGGTGCTACGCTAA
- a CDS encoding metallophosphoesterase, with product MKIRVLSDLHLENDEPELIPHAQADLIVLAGDIHNHAAGPRWAAQTFDDTVPVIYVPGNHEYYDGEFGALDAALYDAAAQVDNVHVLNNATLVDPQGQWRVLGTTLWTDFALYGADPATLADSIDAARRTMLDFRGPIQTNWPHDTHDAAREFTPRDSLALHQQARSWLESELAKPFDGKTIVVTHHAPHRLSLAERYAEDRVSAGFVSHLPELVRAPVALWIHGHTHTPFDYTVNGTRVVCNPRGYLDRRTGQWENPAFRWDKVVEI from the coding sequence GTGAAGATTCGAGTGCTGTCCGATCTGCATCTGGAGAACGACGAACCCGAGCTGATACCGCATGCTCAGGCCGACCTGATCGTGCTGGCGGGCGACATCCACAATCACGCGGCCGGGCCGCGTTGGGCCGCGCAAACTTTCGACGATACCGTGCCGGTGATCTACGTGCCCGGCAATCACGAGTACTACGACGGCGAATTCGGCGCGCTCGACGCCGCGCTATACGATGCGGCCGCGCAGGTCGACAACGTGCACGTGCTGAACAACGCCACGCTGGTCGACCCGCAAGGCCAATGGCGTGTGCTCGGCACCACCTTATGGACCGACTTCGCGCTGTATGGCGCCGACCCCGCCACGCTGGCCGATTCGATCGATGCCGCGCGCCGTACCATGCTCGATTTTCGCGGCCCGATCCAGACGAACTGGCCGCACGACACGCACGACGCCGCGCGCGAATTCACGCCCCGCGATTCGCTCGCCCTGCACCAGCAGGCGCGCAGTTGGCTCGAAAGCGAGCTGGCCAAACCGTTCGACGGCAAGACGATCGTCGTCACGCATCACGCGCCGCATCGGCTGAGTCTGGCTGAACGGTATGCCGAAGACCGCGTGTCGGCGGGATTCGTCAGTCATTTGCCGGAACTGGTGCGCGCGCCGGTCGCGCTGTGGATTCATGGTCACACGCATACGCCGTTCGACTACACCGTGAACGGCACACGCGTGGTCTGCAATCCGCGCGGTTACCTCGACCGGCGCACCGGGCAGTGGGAAAACCCGGCGTTCAGGTGGGATAAGGTAGTCGAGATCTAG
- a CDS encoding SOS response-associated peptidase family protein, protein MCGRISQYRDPRLYTQHLGLADPLMLFDAADRRPGYNLAPGTHPLAIFADQTLRPVHWGYCPDWAREQHLPQTINARADAAPTARYFKELWKTGRVLVPADGWFEWRRAAAPSTESAESAPDVAQTGASSDATPRQPYFVHLKSAAPMYLAALSSVRGTEPQTEGMGLVIVTASADAGLVDLYDRRPLVFGPEAARRWLEPDLPADELEQLARTGGLAAGRFRWHRVSHDVDRTLNDEPGLIEALD, encoded by the coding sequence ATGTGTGGTCGAATCAGCCAGTACCGCGATCCGCGCCTTTACACGCAGCATCTGGGTCTCGCCGATCCGCTGATGCTGTTCGATGCCGCCGACCGTCGCCCCGGCTATAACCTCGCGCCGGGCACGCATCCGCTCGCGATTTTTGCCGATCAAACGCTGCGCCCGGTCCACTGGGGCTATTGCCCGGATTGGGCGCGAGAGCAACATTTGCCGCAGACCATCAACGCGCGCGCCGACGCCGCGCCGACCGCGCGCTATTTCAAAGAATTGTGGAAAACCGGCCGGGTATTGGTGCCAGCGGACGGCTGGTTCGAGTGGCGCAGAGCGGCCGCACCGTCGACGGAAAGCGCCGAAAGCGCGCCCGACGTGGCGCAGACCGGCGCCTCATCCGACGCGACGCCGCGCCAACCCTACTTTGTGCATCTGAAAAGCGCCGCGCCGATGTATCTGGCGGCGCTATCGAGCGTACGCGGCACGGAGCCGCAAACGGAAGGCATGGGTCTGGTGATCGTGACGGCCAGCGCCGACGCAGGTCTTGTCGACCTGTACGACCGCCGTCCACTGGTGTTCGGGCCGGAAGCGGCACGTCGCTGGCTGGAACCGGATTTACCGGCCGATGAGCTGGAGCAACTGGCGCGCACGGGCGGCCTGGCCGCCGGGCGATTCCGCTGGCATCGTGTGAGTCACGACGTGGATCGCACGCTCAACGACGAGCCGGGTTTGATCGAAGCGCTGGATTGA
- a CDS encoding LysR family transcriptional regulator has product MDTLQNMRVFVRVVEAGSFTGAAQHLNTTTAYASRAVSDLEAHLRTRLLNRTTRRIALTEAGERYLQRCEQILAYVDQAEAEAGDAHARPAGKLKVHAMTSFGQHYVVPAVGLYQERYPDVQIELTLAQRMPDLLDEGFDVSLTLATTGLPDSGLVSQRLGSAFSIVCASPAYLERHGVPQTPADLANHTCMQMVTPVFPTDKWTFDGPNGEETVALGSSRFQVNVAEAMAVAVSRGMGVGLIPIYSAISGLRSGNLVWLLPEYTSQEMNLYALYPSRQYLDAKIRTWVEFLRDELPATLAADQEELRQFARA; this is encoded by the coding sequence ATGGATACGCTTCAAAACATGCGCGTATTTGTCCGGGTGGTCGAAGCGGGCAGCTTTACAGGCGCCGCGCAGCACCTGAACACCACGACGGCCTACGCGTCGCGCGCGGTGTCCGATCTGGAAGCGCATCTGCGCACGCGTCTCCTGAACCGCACCACGCGCCGCATTGCGCTGACGGAAGCCGGTGAGCGCTACCTGCAACGTTGCGAGCAGATCCTCGCCTACGTGGATCAGGCGGAAGCCGAGGCGGGCGACGCGCACGCGCGGCCTGCCGGCAAGCTCAAGGTGCATGCCATGACGAGCTTCGGGCAGCACTACGTGGTGCCCGCCGTCGGCCTTTATCAGGAGCGCTATCCGGACGTGCAGATCGAGTTGACGCTCGCGCAGCGCATGCCCGACCTGCTCGACGAAGGTTTTGACGTGTCGCTGACGCTTGCCACGACCGGCCTGCCGGATTCGGGGCTGGTGTCGCAACGGCTGGGCAGCGCGTTCAGCATTGTGTGCGCGTCGCCGGCGTATCTGGAGCGGCACGGCGTGCCGCAGACGCCCGCCGATCTCGCAAACCACACCTGCATGCAAATGGTGACGCCGGTGTTTCCGACGGACAAATGGACCTTCGACGGTCCGAACGGCGAGGAAACGGTCGCGCTGGGCTCGTCCCGGTTTCAGGTGAACGTGGCCGAAGCCATGGCGGTCGCGGTGAGCCGGGGTATGGGGGTCGGGCTGATTCCGATCTACTCGGCGATCAGCGGTTTGCGTAGCGGCAATCTCGTCTGGCTGTTGCCCGAATACACGTCGCAGGAAATGAATCTGTACGCGTTGTATCCGTCGCGCCAGTATCTGGACGCGAAAATCCGTACGTGGGTCGAATTTTTGCGCGACGAATTGCCCGCCACGCTGGCCGCGGATCAGGAAGAGTTGCGGCAGTTCGCGCGTGCGTGA
- a CDS encoding efflux transporter outer membrane subunit: MQSPVQKGIAATAVLTILLTIAGCASTGGIAPQANSVAPSSLDVGNAIRAADADAQWPAADWWRAYNDPQLNEWIAAAQAGNPSLAAAQARVREAMSMAGVARSALAPQVNGSLSVQRQKWADNLYYGPGPLAGEQSWNNTGTLGLSYHLDLWGKDRNAAERALDAAHASAADARAAQLELEGNVVRTYIEMSMNYALLDIAKATLKQQQQIVDLANRRLKGGIGTQLDVSQAETPLPEYDRQIDALDEQIALGRNQLAALAGKGPGAGDAIQRPTLSLDTAPASLPSSLPADLIGHRPDVVAARWTVAAQARGIDVAKADFYPDINLLASIGGYAAMGPLFQFLKNPSHSWSAGPALSLPILDGGRLRSQLGAASAGYDEAVDRYNQSIVGALKDVSDQVIRIRSLATQAGDADRSVAAARKNYDLSREGYRRGLTDYLNVLVAQNQLLRAQEGVAKIQAERLGAHASLVTALGGGLDEPANGPQANETLPAHGKGSSAKGNVAGDPAAKPADVSVQTGAASHAGNTATPASQSGSGSGSAGNTGVSAAVTATRSSTTAPAVE; encoded by the coding sequence GTGCAGTCTCCGGTACAGAAAGGGATCGCCGCAACCGCGGTTCTTACGATCCTATTAACAATCGCCGGCTGTGCAAGTACCGGAGGCATCGCGCCGCAAGCGAACAGCGTGGCGCCCTCCTCGCTCGACGTGGGCAACGCGATCCGCGCCGCCGACGCGGACGCCCAGTGGCCCGCCGCCGACTGGTGGCGCGCCTATAACGATCCGCAACTCAACGAATGGATCGCCGCCGCGCAAGCCGGCAATCCGAGTCTCGCGGCCGCCCAGGCGCGCGTGCGCGAGGCCATGTCGATGGCGGGCGTCGCGCGCTCGGCGCTAGCGCCGCAAGTCAACGGCAGCCTGTCGGTGCAGCGTCAGAAGTGGGCCGACAACCTGTACTACGGCCCGGGTCCGCTCGCGGGCGAGCAATCGTGGAACAACACCGGCACGCTGGGCCTGTCGTATCACCTCGATCTCTGGGGCAAGGACCGCAACGCCGCCGAACGCGCGCTCGACGCCGCCCACGCCAGCGCCGCGGATGCGCGCGCCGCCCAACTCGAACTGGAAGGCAACGTGGTGCGCACGTACATCGAGATGTCGATGAACTATGCGCTGCTCGACATCGCCAAGGCGACCCTGAAGCAACAGCAGCAGATCGTCGATCTCGCCAACCGCCGGCTGAAGGGCGGCATCGGCACGCAGCTCGACGTGAGCCAGGCCGAAACGCCGCTGCCGGAATACGACCGCCAGATCGACGCGCTCGACGAGCAGATCGCGCTCGGCCGCAACCAGTTGGCCGCGCTGGCCGGCAAAGGTCCGGGCGCGGGCGATGCGATCCAGCGTCCGACGCTGTCGCTGGATACCGCGCCGGCCAGCCTGCCCAGCAGCTTGCCCGCCGACCTGATCGGCCATCGGCCGGACGTGGTCGCGGCGCGCTGGACCGTGGCGGCGCAGGCGCGCGGCATCGACGTCGCCAAGGCCGACTTCTATCCGGACATCAACCTGCTTGCGTCGATCGGCGGTTATGCCGCGATGGGGCCGCTGTTCCAGTTCCTGAAGAATCCGTCGCATAGCTGGAGCGCGGGGCCGGCGCTGTCGCTGCCGATTCTCGACGGCGGCCGCTTGCGCTCGCAACTCGGCGCGGCGTCGGCGGGTTACGACGAAGCGGTCGATCGTTATAACCAGTCGATCGTGGGCGCGTTGAAGGACGTGTCCGATCAGGTGATCCGGATCCGCTCGCTCGCCACGCAGGCCGGTGACGCCGACCGTTCGGTCGCCGCCGCCCGCAAGAACTACGATCTGTCGCGCGAAGGTTACCGGCGCGGCCTGACCGATTATCTGAACGTGCTGGTCGCCCAGAACCAGCTGCTGCGCGCGCAGGAAGGCGTTGCGAAGATTCAGGCCGAGCGGCTGGGCGCGCATGCGTCGCTGGTCACGGCCTTGGGCGGCGGGCTCGACGAGCCGGCTAACGGTCCGCAGGCGAATGAGACGCTGCCGGCGCATGGCAAGGGCAGTAGCGCCAAAGGCAACGTGGCGGGCGATCCTGCCGCGAAACCCGCTGACGTGTCCGTTCAGACCGGCGCGGCGAGCCACGCGGGTAACACCGCCACGCCCGCCAGCCAAAGCGGAAGCGGAAGCGGAAGCGCAGGTAACACAGGCGTCAGCGCGGCAGTCACCGCAACGCGATCGTCCACCACCGCGCCCGCGGTCGAGTGA